Proteins encoded in a region of the Petrotoga mexicana DSM 14811 genome:
- a CDS encoding 50S ribosomal protein L25 — protein sequence MATVFKMDVNRRDSKIKARKFRNEKLIPAEIYGPALKENKHINIPYKELESMLEKVSETTLLELNVKGENSEEKVRCFIKSVQRHKVSDQPIHVDFYVPEEGRKMHLRIPLEFEGEPLGVTQGGYLNTYVHEIPVAILPSDIVDSIKVDISELKMGEYLSVSDIKNLLPKSAEALLEDEEIVISVIEPKAVEEVTEETEETEEGELTEPEVIEEKTPQDMKEE from the coding sequence ATGGCAACAGTTTTCAAAATGGATGTTAATAGAAGAGATTCAAAGATCAAGGCCAGGAAATTTAGAAATGAAAAATTAATTCCAGCAGAAATATACGGCCCAGCTTTAAAGGAGAACAAACACATAAATATTCCATATAAAGAACTGGAAAGTATGTTAGAAAAAGTTTCTGAAACTACTTTGCTTGAGCTTAATGTAAAGGGAGAAAACAGCGAAGAAAAAGTGAGATGTTTCATAAAATCTGTTCAAAGGCATAAAGTGTCGGACCAACCAATTCACGTAGATTTTTATGTTCCAGAAGAAGGAAGAAAAATGCATTTAAGGATACCTCTAGAATTTGAAGGAGAGCCTCTTGGAGTTACACAAGGCGGTTATTTAAATACCTATGTCCATGAAATACCTGTCGCAATTCTACCTTCGGATATCGTTGATTCAATAAAGGTAGATATTTCTGAGCTAAAAATGGGCGAATATTTATCCGTTTCAGATATTAAAAATCTTCTTCCAAAAAGTGCGGAGGCCCTTCTAGAAGACGAAGAAATCGTCATTAGTGTAATAGAACCGAAAGCGGTAGAAGAAGTTACCGAAGAAACTGAGGAAACTGAAGAAGGAGAACTAACTGAACCCGAAGTAATAGAAGAAAAAACGCCTCAAGACATGAAGGAAGAATAA
- the pth gene encoding aminoacyl-tRNA hydrolase, with the protein MRNLVIGLGNPGPRYVFTKHNVGFLALDKYEETKKNRSNIKKISGKNFEGFTIENDIFIKPLTYMNASGEVLPYVFKKFGKIEGSLLIIYDDIWLDLGEIRIRKSGSDGGHNGLKSIIAILKSTDFPRIRIGINNGYEHGSGNLANYVLSPFTEEEWAKLDKVLDYVTTAIDLILEGRINEAMNKFNKKII; encoded by the coding sequence GTGAGAAATTTGGTAATAGGTTTAGGAAATCCTGGCCCGCGTTATGTTTTTACAAAACATAACGTGGGTTTTTTAGCTTTAGATAAATATGAAGAAACCAAAAAAAATAGATCGAACATAAAAAAAATATCTGGTAAGAACTTTGAAGGCTTTACTATAGAAAACGATATTTTCATCAAACCGTTAACTTACATGAATGCAAGTGGAGAAGTGTTACCATATGTTTTTAAAAAATTTGGTAAAATAGAGGGAAGTTTATTAATAATTTACGACGATATATGGTTGGACTTAGGTGAAATTCGTATAAGAAAAAGCGGCTCTGATGGGGGACACAATGGATTGAAATCAATAATAGCCATTTTAAAAAGTACCGATTTCCCTCGAATAAGAATAGGTATCAACAATGGATACGAGCATGGATCTGGAAATTTGGCAAATTATGTTTTAAGTCCTTTTACCGAAGAAGAATGGGCCAAATTGGACAAAGTACTTGATTATGTTACTACCGCGATAGACTTGATTTTAGAAGGAAGAATAAACGAAGCGATGAATAAATTTAACAAAAAGATAATTTAG
- the glmU gene encoding bifunctional UDP-N-acetylglucosamine diphosphorylase/glucosamine-1-phosphate N-acetyltransferase GlmU translates to MKVLILAAGQGKRMKSKIPKVAHKILDKPMINWVIDVARKITDEIGIVLGNGKDLVKELLDENVKIFEQKERLGTGHAVLCAEQFLDDSDILILYGDVPFISYQTLNSLIEKHLKDNNSSTILSVKLEDPTGYGRIIKNEDKSVKIVEEKDADTFEKQIKEVYTGIAVYKGEQLKEALHRITPQNAQGEYYLTDVFEHLEKVGVVELENETEVIGINDRIQLAQAEKKIRNEILKKHMLNGVTIQDPDSTYISVDVNIGHDTIIYPQTFIYGKTTIGENCEIGPLTRIKDCIIEDNVKIIRSECELSRIQKNVSVGPFSRLREGTELQENVKIGNFVETKKTKISCNSKAQHLTYLGDTYVGRNVNIGAGTITCNYDGKKKNKTFIDDGAFIGSNTSLVAPVNVGKNSLIGAGSVITKDVPDNALALARTHQINKENWVLKKDSKNVEKGV, encoded by the coding sequence ATAAAAGTATTAATACTTGCCGCTGGGCAGGGAAAACGAATGAAATCAAAGATCCCAAAAGTTGCACATAAAATTCTAGATAAGCCAATGATAAATTGGGTCATAGATGTTGCAAGAAAAATAACCGACGAAATCGGGATAGTCCTAGGAAATGGTAAAGATCTAGTAAAAGAATTGTTGGATGAAAATGTTAAAATTTTTGAGCAAAAAGAAAGATTAGGAACGGGTCATGCTGTACTCTGTGCAGAACAATTTCTCGATGATAGCGATATCTTGATACTTTACGGCGATGTGCCATTTATCTCTTACCAAACTTTAAATTCTCTCATTGAAAAACATTTAAAAGATAATAACAGTTCGACTATACTCTCAGTAAAATTAGAGGATCCAACTGGTTATGGACGTATAATAAAAAACGAAGATAAATCTGTTAAAATTGTTGAGGAAAAAGATGCCGATACTTTTGAAAAGCAAATAAAAGAAGTTTATACAGGAATTGCAGTTTACAAAGGAGAGCAATTAAAAGAAGCCTTACACCGTATCACCCCCCAAAATGCGCAAGGAGAATATTATTTAACCGATGTTTTTGAGCATTTGGAAAAAGTTGGTGTGGTAGAATTAGAAAATGAAACAGAGGTTATAGGTATAAACGATAGAATACAGTTAGCGCAAGCTGAAAAAAAGATAAGAAATGAAATTTTAAAGAAACATATGTTAAATGGAGTTACAATACAGGATCCAGATTCTACTTACATCTCCGTCGATGTAAATATCGGTCATGATACAATAATTTATCCCCAAACATTTATATACGGAAAAACGACCATCGGAGAAAATTGTGAAATAGGTCCATTAACAAGGATCAAAGATTGTATCATAGAAGACAATGTGAAAATAATTCGATCGGAATGCGAACTAAGTAGAATACAAAAAAATGTTTCAGTAGGTCCTTTTTCAAGGCTGAGAGAAGGAACAGAGTTGCAAGAAAACGTTAAAATAGGTAATTTTGTTGAAACTAAGAAAACTAAAATATCTTGCAACAGTAAAGCACAGCATTTAACTTATTTAGGTGACACTTATGTTGGAAGAAATGTAAACATTGGTGCAGGAACTATAACATGTAACTACGATGGTAAGAAAAAGAATAAGACCTTTATAGATGATGGAGCCTTTATTGGAAGTAACACCTCTTTAGTTGCACCAGTTAATGTTGGGAAAAATTCTCTTATAGGAGCGGGGTCTGTAATAACAAAAGATGTGCCAGACAATGCCTTAGCCTTAGCAAGGACGCATCAAATAAACAAAGAAAATTGGGTGTTAAAAAAGGATTCAAAAAATGTAGAGAAGGGAGTATAA
- a CDS encoding Rne/Rng family ribonuclease, whose translation MDEEKTMLVSKALEEIRIAILEEDKLSEIFFEDFETDRNTGKIFLGIIENKVPSLEAFFVNIGLGKNGFLRYRDALDDPNQYNVGDKILVQVRKDGGTRKGPQLSMQVSLPGKYLVYIPNSDDSIGISRKILQEKERTRLREIAKKILMDNESIIFRTNSEGIDEKEVEIELKEMRKIYNSILQRFRSQKNPGVLYEESDFLEYILRERLDSKTKKIITDDRQIYRKLKKSLKGFELKPKVEYVRGDVFRIHNIYHQMEEIFTKKIELSGGGTITLDRAEALTAIDVDSAGNLEGKNIEETSFITNMEAAKEIARQLKLRNIGGMIVVDFIDMKDSSHKKTIINILKEETKKDKSKVTILGFTNMGLLEIIRKRTTQPLDTNVYSQCPLCHGTGKVIAPSLVHGRLIKELLSSTKEIKKEKIKVVEINAFHNLSGYLTPSLTEELEKKLNVKLEVSFNWQNPNSYNIKYKK comes from the coding sequence ATGGACGAAGAAAAGACAATGTTAGTAAGTAAGGCTCTAGAAGAAATCAGAATAGCAATATTGGAAGAAGATAAATTAAGTGAAATTTTTTTCGAAGATTTTGAAACCGATAGGAATACGGGGAAAATCTTCTTAGGTATAATTGAAAATAAAGTCCCAAGTTTGGAGGCTTTTTTTGTAAACATTGGATTAGGAAAGAATGGTTTTCTAAGATACAGAGACGCTCTTGATGATCCTAATCAATATAACGTGGGAGACAAAATTCTAGTTCAGGTAAGAAAAGATGGGGGAACGAGAAAAGGTCCTCAACTTTCTATGCAAGTAAGTTTACCTGGTAAATATCTGGTATACATTCCAAATTCTGATGACAGTATTGGCATATCCCGAAAAATCCTCCAAGAAAAAGAAAGAACAAGATTGAGAGAAATTGCAAAAAAGATACTAATGGATAACGAATCCATTATATTTAGAACCAATTCTGAAGGAATAGACGAAAAAGAAGTAGAAATAGAATTAAAAGAAATGAGAAAAATATACAATAGTATTTTACAAAGATTTCGATCCCAAAAAAATCCTGGAGTTTTATATGAAGAAAGCGACTTTCTTGAGTACATATTAAGAGAGCGACTGGATTCTAAAACAAAAAAAATAATCACAGATGACAGACAAATTTACAGGAAACTAAAAAAAAGTTTGAAAGGCTTTGAACTAAAACCCAAAGTTGAGTATGTTAGAGGAGATGTTTTTCGGATCCATAATATATACCATCAAATGGAAGAGATCTTTACAAAAAAGATCGAACTATCAGGGGGAGGTACCATTACTTTAGATAGAGCAGAAGCTTTAACCGCCATAGATGTAGATTCTGCTGGAAATTTAGAAGGTAAGAACATTGAGGAAACTTCTTTTATTACAAACATGGAAGCAGCCAAAGAAATAGCCAGACAATTGAAATTAAGAAATATTGGAGGAATGATCGTCGTAGATTTTATAGATATGAAAGACTCTTCGCATAAAAAAACGATTATCAATATTCTTAAAGAAGAGACTAAAAAAGATAAATCAAAAGTTACCATTTTAGGATTCACAAACATGGGACTTTTAGAAATTATTAGAAAAAGAACCACACAACCTTTGGATACCAATGTGTATTCACAATGTCCATTGTGTCATGGAACGGGTAAAGTCATAGCCCCTTCTCTGGTGCATGGAAGATTAATAAAAGAATTGTTATCCTCGACCAAGGAAATAAAAAAAGAAAAAATAAAAGTAGTAGAAATAAATGCATTTCATAACCTCTCAGGATATTTAACCCCATCTTTGACTGAAGAACTGGAGAAAAAGTTAAACGTAAAATTAGAAGTATCTTTTAATTGGCAAAATCCTAATTCTTACAATATTAAATACAAAAAATAA
- a CDS encoding vWA domain-containing protein, translating into MNDILQNAWIELEKESLFFSFLRMNFDSMPTTSVRTIRVSITAQGKFRLLYNPNRLKNIGLILTKGILKHEIYHIIFGHIFIKPKNKRERGIWDLAMDAAVNQYIRELDVFAEPLDVMVAEGHAPDNEFFFVTAPMNLLNKTAEEYYKYAMDLLEKNKMIDIEEILEKRENNLDSHDFSSDIPEEMAFDIVSEFVTKAYDKSKDNLPDGIELAVSLMVTKPFFNWETMLRRFFGSSIVVEKYRTLMRPNRRYEDQPGWRSKMGPNIAIIIDTSGSIIEEEYNAFFSEIEHISKTLGGKVTLIQADSHVQNIMTYHKGSWKELVLKGKGSTDMQPAVDYVEENLRPEGIIIFTDGWVEVPNVQRRVLFILSKKHNPDFINNVIEYYGKNSVAIIS; encoded by the coding sequence ATGAATGATATACTCCAAAACGCTTGGATTGAACTAGAAAAAGAAAGCTTATTTTTTTCTTTTTTGAGGATGAATTTTGATTCCATGCCAACTACTTCTGTAAGAACTATAAGGGTTTCAATAACAGCTCAAGGGAAATTTAGATTATTGTACAATCCGAACCGTTTAAAAAATATTGGTTTAATTTTAACCAAAGGAATATTAAAACATGAGATTTACCATATAATATTTGGACACATATTCATAAAACCCAAAAATAAAAGGGAAAGAGGTATTTGGGATTTAGCAATGGATGCAGCGGTAAACCAATATATCAGAGAATTAGATGTATTTGCAGAACCTTTAGATGTAATGGTAGCCGAAGGACATGCCCCAGACAACGAATTCTTTTTTGTTACCGCTCCTATGAACCTCTTAAATAAAACGGCAGAAGAATACTATAAATATGCAATGGATTTATTAGAAAAAAACAAGATGATCGATATAGAAGAGATACTAGAAAAAAGGGAAAACAATCTCGACTCACACGACTTTTCATCAGATATTCCAGAAGAAATGGCTTTTGATATCGTAAGTGAATTCGTTACAAAAGCCTACGATAAAAGCAAAGACAATCTACCCGATGGCATTGAATTAGCGGTTTCTCTTATGGTAACGAAACCTTTCTTCAACTGGGAAACGATGTTAAGAAGATTTTTTGGCAGTTCTATAGTCGTTGAAAAATACAGGACCCTAATGAGACCAAATCGAAGATATGAGGATCAACCGGGTTGGAGATCCAAAATGGGACCAAATATTGCAATAATAATCGATACTAGTGGTTCCATTATAGAAGAAGAATACAACGCATTTTTCAGTGAAATAGAACATATTTCAAAAACTCTCGGTGGAAAAGTCACCCTAATTCAAGCAGACAGTCATGTCCAAAATATCATGACTTATCACAAAGGAAGCTGGAAAGAACTTGTTTTAAAAGGTAAAGGTTCAACTGACATGCAACCTGCGGTTGATTACGTTGAAGAAAATTTAAGACCCGAAGGCATAATCATATTCACAGACGGTTGGGTTGAAGTACCAAATGTCCAAAGAAGGGTTCTCTTCATCTTGTCAAAAAAACACAATCCTGATTTTATAAATAATGTGATAGAATATTATGGGAAGAATAGTGTTGCAATTATCAGCTAA
- a CDS encoding YbaB/EbfC family nucleoid-associated protein → MAKKMKSLGGRSLSKKSGSKNNMNKMLQEAQRAQAEMQEELDRLDEELSNVEVEATAGGGVVKVVATCDMRIKDIVISEEVEDEDIDTLKDLIIAASNEAIEKANKLKEEKTNEISQKFLGTLPNFGA, encoded by the coding sequence ATGGCCAAAAAAATGAAAAGTTTAGGTGGAAGATCCCTTTCAAAAAAATCTGGTAGCAAAAACAATATGAACAAAATGCTTCAAGAAGCCCAAAGGGCCCAAGCTGAAATGCAGGAAGAATTAGATAGACTGGATGAAGAGTTATCCAACGTTGAAGTAGAAGCCACCGCAGGCGGTGGTGTAGTAAAAGTTGTGGCCACATGCGATATGAGAATAAAAGATATAGTTATATCTGAAGAAGTTGAAGATGAAGATATAGACACCCTAAAAGATCTTATCATCGCCGCTTCAAACGAAGCGATAGAAAAGGCTAATAAACTTAAAGAAGAAAAGACCAACGAGATTTCACAAAAGTTTTTAGGAACCCTTCCTAACTTTGGGGCTTGA
- a CDS encoding AAA family ATPase has protein sequence MKPSTVKYLSKKIMASGEIPLLWGHFGVGKTDIAREIAEETGRELIILIISQMEPGDLIGLPSRGSEKTVFLKPDWWPNKDEVIIMIDEINRAHRSIRNAIMQLLIDRRIHNHILPAGAWIMGAANPPDEEYDQVDLITDPAFMSRFFHLELSPDVDDWINWSNQEQVKGEVISFIKEYPEYLSSDNIVSMRLNLRPSPRSWYKLSNVLSNLSENDMKKYGYVIAASIVGSEAARAFLSHLENKVELPNPKDLLIEGKNLERIEKLTNEEKVSLILRINNYFESLKEEDIEQLLSNGDQKTIAENVKNISVFIPKDAMFSVLRFLNEMVEKNKGLKKVFYDKLLEEIAIKLGDSTWMEGI, from the coding sequence TTGAAACCATCAACGGTAAAATACCTATCAAAAAAAATAATGGCTTCTGGAGAAATTCCTCTCTTATGGGGACATTTTGGTGTAGGTAAAACGGATATCGCTAGGGAGATAGCAGAAGAGACAGGAAGAGAATTAATCATATTGATTATCTCTCAGATGGAACCCGGGGATCTGATTGGACTTCCTTCAAGAGGCTCAGAAAAAACTGTCTTTTTAAAACCTGACTGGTGGCCTAATAAAGATGAAGTAATAATAATGATCGATGAAATAAACAGGGCACATAGATCAATAAGAAATGCTATCATGCAATTATTGATAGACAGAAGAATACATAATCACATATTACCGGCTGGGGCATGGATCATGGGAGCAGCTAATCCTCCAGATGAAGAATACGACCAAGTAGATTTGATAACCGATCCTGCCTTCATGTCAAGATTCTTTCATTTAGAATTGTCTCCTGATGTTGATGATTGGATAAACTGGTCTAATCAAGAGCAAGTAAAAGGTGAAGTTATTTCTTTTATCAAAGAATATCCTGAATATCTCTCTTCCGATAATATAGTATCAATGAGACTCAATTTAAGGCCTAGTCCTAGAAGTTGGTATAAATTATCCAACGTTTTATCTAATTTATCTGAAAACGATATGAAAAAATATGGGTACGTTATTGCTGCCTCAATAGTTGGATCGGAAGCAGCAAGAGCATTTCTGTCTCATCTGGAAAATAAAGTTGAACTACCAAACCCTAAAGATTTACTAATCGAGGGTAAAAATCTTGAAAGAATTGAGAAATTGACCAATGAAGAAAAAGTAAGTCTTATTTTGAGAATAAATAATTACTTTGAATCATTAAAAGAGGAAGATATAGAACAATTATTATCTAATGGAGATCAAAAAACAATCGCAGAAAATGTAAAGAACATAAGTGTGTTCATACCTAAGGATGCTATGTTCTCTGTATTAAGATTTCTAAACGAAATGGTAGAAAAAAACAAAGGATTAAAAAAAGTCTTTTATGATAAACTTTTGGAAGAAATTGCCATTAAATTAGGAGATTCCACTTGGATGGAAGGAATTTAG
- the ruvA gene encoding Holliday junction branch migration protein RuvA has translation MIRKINATIEDFEDEKVLIKIGALTLEAYPSFNVIRYLKKGDKYDFFASLETSEWNTSLYIFKDKIERDVFESLKKVSKIGPRIASKILRKTDAEEFIQMINSQDTTLLSNLPGIGKKTAERLISELSDSFSAYSAGVGAQSYGNNNVKEAIEALETLGFQRYEIMKVIGQLDLEELKTEEIIKECLTRL, from the coding sequence ATGATAAGAAAAATTAACGCAACAATTGAAGATTTTGAGGACGAAAAAGTTCTAATCAAAATTGGAGCTTTAACTCTGGAAGCGTATCCTTCGTTCAACGTTATAAGATACTTAAAAAAGGGTGACAAATACGATTTTTTTGCATCCCTTGAAACAAGCGAATGGAACACATCACTTTATATTTTTAAAGATAAAATAGAAAGAGATGTTTTTGAAAGTTTAAAGAAAGTTTCAAAAATCGGACCAAGAATTGCTTCAAAAATCCTTAGAAAAACGGATGCAGAAGAATTTATACAAATGATAAACTCCCAAGATACAACGCTCCTTTCAAACCTGCCTGGCATAGGTAAGAAAACAGCCGAAAGACTAATATCTGAACTTTCTGATTCTTTCAGTGCCTATTCAGCTGGGGTAGGCGCTCAATCGTATGGAAATAATAATGTAAAAGAAGCTATAGAAGCTTTAGAAACTCTTGGATTTCAAAGATATGAAATTATGAAGGTCATAGGTCAACTTGATCTAGAAGAACTAAAAACGGAAGAAATAATTAAAGAATGCCTTACAAGGCTGTAG
- a CDS encoding ribose-phosphate pyrophosphokinase, which translates to MSTKENQFKVFAGNSNPPLAKRIVEYMDTRLGDCEVSTFADGEVNVKINETVRGFDVYIIQSIAPPVNNNFMELLIMIDALRRASAASISVIIPYFGYARQDRKARGRDPITAKLVANLITTAGATRVVTIDLHAEQIQGFFDIPVDNLWSFPIFSKYFLEEMKLTQHDTVVVSPDVGGVKRARKFAEKLGSSLAILDKRRPKDNVAEVINVIGEVEGSNCIIFDDIIDTGGSLVAAAETLHNKGAKKIIAAATHGIFSLNAIEKLQNSSIDKIIVTDTIYHKELPDKFVELKSSELLGEAIVRIRKNLSVSILFR; encoded by the coding sequence ATGTCAACTAAAGAGAATCAATTCAAAGTATTTGCAGGAAACTCTAACCCTCCTTTAGCTAAAAGAATTGTAGAATACATGGACACAAGATTGGGAGACTGCGAAGTATCAACTTTTGCAGATGGTGAAGTAAATGTAAAAATTAACGAAACAGTCAGAGGATTCGATGTATATATAATTCAATCCATAGCTCCACCTGTAAATAATAATTTCATGGAGTTACTAATAATGATCGATGCTTTAAGAAGGGCTTCAGCTGCATCTATATCTGTTATAATTCCATACTTTGGGTATGCTCGTCAAGATAGAAAAGCGAGGGGTAGAGATCCAATTACTGCAAAGCTAGTTGCTAATTTAATTACAACGGCAGGAGCAACTAGGGTAGTAACAATTGATCTTCATGCCGAGCAAATCCAAGGGTTCTTTGATATACCAGTTGATAATCTGTGGAGTTTCCCAATTTTTTCAAAGTATTTTTTAGAAGAAATGAAATTGACACAGCACGACACCGTGGTAGTCTCCCCGGATGTTGGTGGCGTAAAACGAGCTAGAAAGTTTGCCGAAAAATTAGGATCTTCTTTAGCTATTCTTGACAAAAGAAGGCCCAAAGATAACGTTGCAGAAGTAATAAACGTAATAGGAGAAGTAGAAGGATCCAATTGTATAATATTCGATGACATAATAGATACTGGTGGATCTCTAGTAGCTGCTGCTGAAACTCTACATAACAAAGGTGCGAAGAAAATTATTGCTGCCGCTACACACGGGATATTTTCACTCAATGCTATTGAAAAATTGCAAAATTCAAGTATTGATAAAATAATTGTTACAGATACAATATATCATAAAGAATTGCCTGACAAGTTTGTAGAATTAAAATCCTCTGAACTTTTGGGAGAAGCGATAGTCAGAATAAGAAAAAATTTATCTGTTAGTATACTTTTCCGATAA
- a CDS encoding bifunctional folylpolyglutamate synthase/dihydrofolate synthase yields the protein MEFTNLVDYLYQRGAANFKVKLGLERIEELTKRIGCPQNSFKSIHVTGTNGKGSVTTALSQILRYNGMKVGTFISPHLVSLTERIKINGENISEREFVEIYNEIEEEIKKMDLKGEEYAPSFFEITTAMAFKYFEKQKVDVGIIEVGLGGRLDATNVINSDVSVITSISKDHIKTLGNTLEAIAYEKAGIIKKNNFLVLGNIDESPKKVILNKAKEVNAEKVYEHGKDFNSTNHRYFINNNMLDYYGINSEFKDLIFGANGTFQMENVTTSLAVVEAFMQKFGKALSIEKIREAMANFYWEGRFEYTEINGKKIVFDGAHNFAAAQQLEKSINLYFPTQKKIALIGILDDKDYKKMSQIFASVFDKIIVTSVPTERGRHPELIYEEFKKHSKNVEFIKDPSEGFNKLLSEKSDIYFFTGSLYLLGKIKELISTNLVAL from the coding sequence ATGGAATTTACCAATTTAGTTGATTATCTTTATCAAAGAGGAGCAGCAAATTTCAAGGTGAAATTAGGTCTCGAAAGGATAGAAGAATTAACTAAACGTATAGGATGCCCGCAGAATTCGTTCAAAAGTATACACGTTACAGGTACTAACGGAAAAGGAAGTGTTACCACCGCACTTTCACAAATTTTAAGATATAATGGAATGAAAGTTGGAACCTTTATATCCCCACATTTGGTTTCATTAACCGAGAGAATAAAAATAAATGGGGAAAACATTTCTGAGAGAGAATTTGTGGAGATATACAATGAGATTGAAGAAGAAATAAAAAAAATGGATCTGAAAGGTGAAGAATATGCACCATCATTTTTTGAAATAACAACAGCTATGGCCTTTAAGTATTTTGAAAAGCAAAAAGTGGATGTAGGAATCATTGAAGTGGGCTTAGGAGGAAGGTTGGATGCTACTAATGTTATCAATTCTGATGTCTCAGTGATAACCTCTATATCTAAAGACCATATCAAAACCTTAGGTAATACTCTTGAAGCGATAGCTTATGAAAAAGCAGGCATCATAAAGAAAAATAATTTTTTGGTATTGGGAAACATAGACGAAAGCCCAAAAAAAGTTATCTTAAATAAAGCTAAAGAAGTCAATGCAGAAAAGGTTTATGAACATGGAAAAGATTTTAATTCTACCAACCATAGATATTTTATTAACAATAATATGTTAGATTATTATGGTATCAATTCTGAATTTAAAGATCTGATTTTTGGTGCCAACGGGACGTTCCAAATGGAAAATGTTACAACATCTTTGGCAGTAGTAGAAGCGTTTATGCAAAAATTTGGAAAAGCTCTATCTATTGAGAAAATCCGAGAAGCTATGGCAAACTTTTATTGGGAAGGTAGGTTTGAGTACACAGAAATAAACGGTAAAAAGATAGTTTTCGACGGTGCCCACAATTTTGCTGCTGCCCAGCAATTAGAAAAAAGCATCAATCTTTACTTTCCTACTCAGAAAAAAATTGCCTTGATTGGGATATTGGATGATAAAGACTACAAAAAAATGTCACAAATTTTTGCTTCAGTTTTTGATAAAATTATTGTAACATCAGTTCCTACCGAAAGGGGAAGACATCCCGAATTAATATATGAAGAATTTAAAAAGCATTCCAAAAATGTTGAGTTTATAAAAGACCCTTCGGAAGGTTTCAATAAGCTTTTATCAGAAAAAAGTGATATTTATTTTTTCACTGGTTCTTTGTATCTCCTTGGAAAAATTAAAGAATTAATATCTACTAATTTAGTAGCATTGTAG